The Guyparkeria halophila DNA window TACACTACCTTTTCCGCGGCTGCCATTGCCGGTGCCCGCCGGATTAACGTGCTTCTACCCATGGCAGGCCCAACCTGTCGCCGACACGGTACTTCACCCATGTCCTCGATCTGCGCCCTTCCCGCTCTCACGGCTCGCCGACTGGTCGCGGCGGTGGTTCCAGCCGCCCTGCTGTTGGTCACCAGCCTACCCGCCACGGCACAGCAGGGTAACCAGCCACCTCCCAAGGTGCCGGTCATCCAGATCGAGCCGAGCAGTGCCTCCGTTTACAAGGAATACACCGGTCAAACCGAGGCCAATCGCTTTGTCGAAGTCCGGGCCCAGGTGAACGGCATTCTCGAATCCCGAGATTACGTCGAAGGCGCCCGGGTAGCGACAGGGGACGCGCTCTTTCAGATCGACGACCGTCCCTTCCGCGCCGCCGTCAACGAGGCCGAGGCCGACCTGAGCTCGGCGCGGGCAACATTGGCCGCTGCACAGCGCGACTGGCGCCGGATCAACTCCCTGTTCGATCGCGGCGTGGCCAGCGAGAAGCAGCGGGATGACGCCCGTTCGGCGCTTGAAACCGCGCAGGCCGCCGTCCAGGTGGCCGAGGCACAACTGGAATCGGCGCAGATTGACCTGGACTACACCTCGGTCTCGGCCCCCATTCCGGGCATCACCAGCCGCCGCGCCGTCGATCCGGGCAACCTGATCAGCGTCGGCGACCGGCTGGTCAGCATCGAGGAAATCGACCCGATCCAGGTCACGCTCTCCTACCCGGTTGACGATCCGTTCGCCGAAACGGCGGCACTCAACCCATCCCCCGAGCGAACTACGCCGGCCGAGATCGCCGGCATCACCGGCCCCGACGGCGAAACCATCACCGGCAATCTCGACTATCGTTCGGCGAGCATCGAACGCGGCACCAATTCGATCGAGCTGCGCGGCGTATTCGACAACCCCGGGGATGTCCTGCGGCCGAACCGTTATGTCCGGGTGCGCCTGAAGGTCGATGAGGTCCAGGACGCGGTGATCATCCCGGAAACCGCCATCGGCACCGGGGCAGAGCCCAACAGCACCGTGGTCTACGTCATTGACGACGAGAACAAGGCCTCCCAGCGTCGCGTGACGCTCGGCCCGATGAGCGAGCAGGGACGCATCATTCGTTCCGGCCTCGAACCGGGCGACCGGTTGGTGATCGACGGCCTGCTAAAAGTGCGCCCGGGTGCGCCGGTCGACCCGCAAGACCCGAGTGAAAACAACGGCGACTGATCGTCTCCCGCCTCCCGTTGAAACCTACCCGGAAACCTACCCGCCCGTGACGCCCTCGTAACGAGGGCATCGGAGATCACCGATGTTTTCCAAGTTCTTCATTGACCGCCCGATCTTCTCCACCGTGCTGGCGATCGTGATCATGATCGCCGGTGGGGCCGCGTTCACCGGGCTGCCCGTCGAGCAATATCCGGAGATCGTGCCGCCCGAGGTCGAGGTGAGCGCGACCTATGCCGGTGCCGATGCGGGCACCCTGGCCGA harbors:
- a CDS encoding efflux RND transporter periplasmic adaptor subunit is translated as MSSICALPALTARRLVAAVVPAALLLVTSLPATAQQGNQPPPKVPVIQIEPSSASVYKEYTGQTEANRFVEVRAQVNGILESRDYVEGARVATGDALFQIDDRPFRAAVNEAEADLSSARATLAAAQRDWRRINSLFDRGVASEKQRDDARSALETAQAAVQVAEAQLESAQIDLDYTSVSAPIPGITSRRAVDPGNLISVGDRLVSIEEIDPIQVTLSYPVDDPFAETAALNPSPERTTPAEIAGITGPDGETITGNLDYRSASIERGTNSIELRGVFDNPGDVLRPNRYVRVRLKVDEVQDAVIIPETAIGTGAEPNSTVVYVIDDENKASQRRVTLGPMSEQGRIIRSGLEPGDRLVIDGLLKVRPGAPVDPQDPSENNGD